The Prevotella sp. oral taxon 299 str. F0039 genome has a segment encoding these proteins:
- a CDS encoding DUF1573 domain-containing protein → MNRMWMMAVVLCSCMTMANAQELTIANEVTDIGQTSYRIPVVADYEVTNTGNKPLVINNVEVSCGCVKVDYPKQPILQGGKAHICATFDAAQLGHFTKQLLVYSNADPRPALLIYKGVVVSSIQDFKGTYASKIGSLEAERNDVEFDDVHTGEYPQQKIFIKNNTKKTIQPIAMHLPNYLKVDISPNKLAPGQSGVLSISLDSRLLNTFGLTQTSIFLGMYPGDKVSSDKEINVSVVLLPSFDKLSEEELQKSAKLELSNEVLELGSFDGKKKKKGEIEIKNVGQSVLDIRSIQMFTAGLRVDLSKTKLRPGEATTMKITADAQLLKSVKVKPRVLMITNDPSKPKVIITINVK, encoded by the coding sequence ATGAATAGAATGTGGATGATGGCAGTGGTTCTTTGCTCGTGCATGACGATGGCAAATGCACAAGAATTGACCATTGCTAATGAAGTGACAGATATAGGACAAACAAGCTATAGAATACCAGTAGTTGCTGATTATGAGGTGACTAACACAGGAAACAAACCCTTAGTGATCAATAATGTTGAGGTGAGTTGTGGCTGTGTAAAGGTAGATTATCCTAAACAACCAATACTACAAGGTGGTAAAGCGCATATTTGTGCCACTTTCGATGCGGCTCAATTGGGTCATTTTACAAAACAATTACTTGTTTATAGCAATGCAGATCCACGCCCTGCACTCCTTATCTATAAAGGAGTTGTAGTGTCTTCGATACAAGATTTCAAAGGAACTTATGCTTCAAAGATAGGTAGTCTGGAAGCAGAACGCAACGACGTAGAGTTTGATGACGTTCATACAGGCGAATATCCACAGCAAAAAATCTTTATAAAGAATAATACAAAGAAGACAATTCAGCCAATAGCGATGCATCTTCCCAATTATTTAAAGGTAGATATATCGCCTAATAAGCTTGCACCAGGACAGAGTGGAGTACTTTCAATCAGTCTAGATTCAAGACTATTGAATACCTTTGGATTAACACAAACATCAATTTTCTTGGGTATGTATCCTGGAGATAAAGTGTCGAGTGATAAAGAAATTAACGTAAGTGTAGTGCTTTTGCCTTCGTTTGATAAGCTTTCAGAGGAGGAACTACAAAAAAGTGCGAAGTTAGAGCTATCTAATGAGGTGCTAGAACTTGGCTCTTTTGATGGTAAAAAGAAGAAAAAAGGCGAGATTGAGATAAAGAATGTAGGTCAATCGGTATTAGATATACGCTCTATTCAAATGTTTACAGCAGGTTTGCGTGTTGATTTAAGCAAGACAAAGCTTAGACCTGGCGAGGCAACAACAATGAAGATAACCGCAGATGCACAGCTATTGAAGAGCGTTAAGGTAAAACCAAGGGTTTTAATGATTACAAACGACCCCTCAAAGCCTAAAGTTATTATAACAATTAACGTAAAATGA
- a CDS encoding 4-hydroxy-3-methylbut-2-enyl diphosphate reductase — protein sequence MINIEIDNGSGFCFGVTTAIRKAEEELASGEAMYSLGDIVHNGMEVNRLAKSGLTTIDHDKLKELKNAKVLLRAHGEPPSTYELAKQNNIEIIDATCPVVLQLQKRIRKQFEENPDAQIVIFGKNGHAEVLGLVGQTANRAIVIENFEDAKKLDFNRDIYFYSQTTKSLDEFLRIIKYIKEHVSSSAKFDSFDTICRQVANRMPNIALFAAKHDLILFVSGRKSSNGKVLYNQCKNINPNSYHIENAEEIDLKWFENVNSVGICGATSTPKWLMEECRDYIKKHLNGNQESNE from the coding sequence ATGATTAACATAGAGATAGATAATGGCAGTGGATTTTGCTTTGGAGTGACCACTGCAATACGTAAAGCTGAAGAAGAACTTGCATCTGGTGAGGCGATGTACTCATTGGGAGACATTGTTCATAACGGCATGGAAGTGAACCGACTTGCAAAGAGTGGGCTCACAACTATCGACCATGATAAGCTTAAAGAGCTTAAAAATGCAAAGGTTTTGTTGCGTGCTCATGGCGAACCACCAAGTACTTACGAGCTAGCAAAGCAGAATAATATAGAGATTATAGATGCAACTTGCCCTGTTGTGTTGCAACTTCAAAAACGAATTAGAAAGCAATTCGAGGAAAATCCAGACGCTCAGATTGTGATATTCGGAAAGAATGGACATGCAGAAGTGTTGGGCTTGGTTGGTCAAACTGCCAATAGAGCAATCGTAATAGAGAACTTTGAAGATGCAAAAAAACTCGATTTCAATCGTGATATCTATTTTTATTCACAAACAACAAAGAGTTTAGACGAGTTTTTACGTATCATAAAGTATATCAAAGAACATGTTTCTAGCTCGGCAAAGTTTGATAGTTTTGACACTATATGTAGGCAAGTGGCAAACAGAATGCCTAATATTGCGCTCTTTGCAGCTAAACACGACCTTATATTGTTTGTGAGTGGACGCAAGAGTAGTAATGGAAAGGTGCTTTATAATCAATGTAAAAACATCAACCCCAATAGCTATCACATCGAGAATGCAGAAGAAATAGACCTTAAATGGTTTGAGAATGTGAATTCTGTAGGTATCTGTGGTGCAACAAGTACGCCTAAATGGTTGATGGAAGAGTGCAGAGATTATATCAAAAAGCATTTAAATGGAAATCAAGAGAGTAACGAATAG